The Euphorbia lathyris chromosome 2, ddEupLath1.1, whole genome shotgun sequence genome includes a window with the following:
- the LOC136218065 gene encoding ankyrin repeat protein SKIP35-like, producing MEKAIGCIEETSMCMADEVNPEESFCAEMEIEDDEVGSSRNEIQQLTSEKGEGSNVVFSREGPLVGKESRRSGVYRCGAKKLKSHVIVTESEIDKKENIGHDKRLTKQDRIELGRLFQGAVSSHDWELAESLILLADPQTLNDALCITLDSIWFLCTQQELNGITGLIKKIIANGAYDFTRAALRTSFLASCVSACQSRTMSLADTVTVMAQRLHERLQECNGDEVLKAEAGAKVQKFTEWALKCIGFHSRCQGNRDRVSHNSAIEIQLQLSAFKTFLDLAGNQLTGKDFTEAFDAACFPLTLFSSSFDPGWASGISATAIQGLLGMLVEGGADNVNQCFLEASRFGSTELVRILLQIAQRNSLDVDVDLALGFASHYCKIGTMECLVEEGNAIAFLGPLMRAAERGCMQVVQWFVNRGCRDMELCLALTAATSSSQVEVAAYLLLHVPQHVLAALSIEILKAAGERSGGSLDGVAFLLRSDFLGDPAATYAVADSIARSDDEAFAPELRAFLREHWSEAAFSDGLQQGQEHYVNLMRILNWGGSPMCLRDLPGHLRVAIAYIPLYRECIEAGGRLFSQKLRGQLVEAVRRLGGGSLEGVSQGRELMSILEHHLPPFLVHTPASCVG from the exons ATGGAAAAGGCGATAGGTTGTATTGAGGAGACCAGTATGTGCATGGCCGATGAGGTTAACCCTGAAGAATCATTTTGTGCCGAAATGGAAATTGAGGATGATGAAGTTGGAAGTTCAAGGAATGAAATTCAACAGTTGACCTCAGAGAAAGGTGAGGGAAGCAATGTGGTTTTCTCAAGAGAAGGACCCCTTGTAGGTAAAGAGTCAAGAAGGTCTGGTGTGTATCGTTGCGGTGCGAAGAAACTCAAGTCTCATGTGATTGTAACCGAGTCTGAGATTGACAAGAAAGAGAATATTGGCCATGACAAGAGACTCACTAAACAAGACAGAATTGAATTAGGTCGTCTGTTTCAAGGTGCAGTGAGTTCCCATGATTGGGAACTTGCTGAGAGCTTGATTCTGTTGGCAGATCCACAGACCCTTAATGATGCCTTGTGCATAACACTCGATTCGATTTGGTTTTTGTGCACACAACAAGAGCTTAATGGGATAACTGGATTGATCAAGAAGATCATTGCAAATGGTGCTTATGACTTCACTAGAGCTGCTCTTAGGACTTCATTTTTGGCTTCATGTGTTTCTGCTTGCCAGAGCCGAACAATGAGTCTTGCTGATACCGTGACCGTGATGGCTCAGAG GTTACATGAGCGTCTCCAAGAATGCAATGGGGATGAGGTGCTGAAGGCAGAAGCTGGTGCCAAGGTTCAAAAGTTTACTGAATGGGCTTTGAAATGTATAGGTTTCCATTCTCGTTGCCAGGGGAATAGAGATAGAGTTAGCCATAACTCGGCCATTGAGATTCAGTTACAACTATCCGCATTCAAGACATTTTTAGACCTTGCCGGCAATCAACTCACAGGGAAAGATTTCACAGAGGCCTTTGATGCAGCTTGTTTTCCTCTTACTTTATTCTCTAGTTCATTTGATCCTGGTTGGGCATCTGGGATATCAGCTACTGCAATCCAAGGATTGTTGGGTATGTTGGTTGAAGGGGGTGCAGATAATGTCAACCAGTGTTTTCTTGAAGCCTCTCGTTTTGGAAGTACAGAACTTGTGCGCATATTGTTGCAG ATTGCTCAACGGAACAGCTTGGATGTTGATGTTGATCTGGCCCTTGGTTTTGCTTCACACTATTGCAAAATTGGCACAATGGAATGTCTAGTAGAAGAGGGAAATGCTATAGCTTTCTTAGGCCCTTTGATGAGAGCAGCAGAAAGAGGGTGTATGCAGGTTGTCCAATGGTTTGTGAACAGGGGTTGCCGTGACATGGAGCTGTGTCTTGCCCTTACAGCTGCCACCTCGAGTAGCCAAGTTGAAGTTGCTGCATATCTTCTCCTTCACGTACCTCAGCACGTTCTTGCAGCCCTCAGCATTGAAATTCTCAAGGCTGCAGGTGAAAGAAGTGGCGGCTCACTTGATGGTGTAGCATTTCTACTTCGATCTGATTTCTTGGGTGATCCTGCTGCAACTTATGCTGTTGCAGACAGCATTGCTAGGTCCGATGATGAGGCTTTTGCACCTGAGTTGAGAGCTTTTCTGCGGGAGCACTGGTCAGAGGCAGCTTTCTCAGATGGATTACAGCAAGGACAGGAACATTATGTGAATCTGATGAGGATTTTAAATTGGGGTGGATCACCTATGTGTTTAAGGGATCTGCCAGGCCATCTCAGGGTGGCAATTGCTTATATTCCACTTTATAGGGAATGTATCGAGGCAGGTGGTCGTTTATTTTCACAAAAGCTAAGGGGGCAGCTTGTCGAAGCCGTGAGAAGGCTGGGGGGTGGGTCATTAGAAGGAGTGAGTCAGGGAAGGGAGCTCATGAGTATTTTGGAGCATCACCTTCCTCCATTTTTGGTTCATACCCCCGCCTCCTGTGTTGGCTAG